A segment of the Deltaproteobacteria bacterium genome:
AATAGCGCCGGCAAGACGACCCTCATGAATACGGTCTCGGGTCTCATTATTGATATGCGTCTGAAGGAAAAACGAAAGGGCGGAGAGCGTATTAACGTCTATGGTCAAATCGTCTATCAGGGAGAGGACGTCACCGAGATGAAGCCGAGTGACCGGGTCAAGAAAGGGATCGTTCTTTCCAGGGAGAGACATCCGGTATTCCCCGAAAGCAGCGTACTGGAAAACCTGAAAATCGCCGGCTATTTACGGCAAAGAGCCGAGATTCAAGAAACCATGGACACTATCTTCGAATTATTTCCGGCCCTGGTCCCATTAAAGAATCGAAAGGCCGGATTCCTCAGCGGCGGGGAACAACAGATGCTGGCTATTGGTATGGCCCTGGTAGTCCGCCCCAAGCTTCTTCTATTGGATGAACCGCTTCTGGGATTAAGCCCCGTGATGCAAAAGGTCCTGGTGGAGGGCATCGCCAGCCTGAAAAAAAAATCAGGGATTACTGTCTTATTGAGTGAACAATTTGCCAGACCGGTCTTGCCTATGATCGACCGGGGATATATCATCGAAAACGGAATGTTAACCTTAAGCGGGACAGGGGATGAACTCATGGATAATCCGGAGGTAAAATCCGCCTATTTTGGGGTATGATGGGAAAAGTGGAACTTATTAAACAGGATACTATATTTTCAACTTTCGAGACCATGGCGGAGAGGCGGAAAAACCACCCCGCCCTCATCTATCTCGGCACCAAATACTCCTACCGGAAAGTAAAGGATCTTTCCGAACGCTTCTCCTCCGCCCTGACGGCCA
Coding sequences within it:
- a CDS encoding ATP-binding cassette domain-containing protein, with the protein product NSAGKTTLMNTVSGLIIDMRLKEKRKGGERINVYGQIVYQGEDVTEMKPSDRVKKGIVLSRERHPVFPESSVLENLKIAGYLRQRAEIQETMDTIFELFPALVPLKNRKAGFLSGGEQQMLAIGMALVVRPKLLLLDEPLLGLSPVMQKVLVEGIASLKKKSGITVLLSEQFARPVLPMIDRGYIIENGMLTLSGTGDELMDNPEVKSAYFGV